GCCAGCTCCATGGCCTCCTCGAAAGAGACCTCGGGCAGCGGGAAGGCCTCCGGCACCAGGCGCGGGTCGGCGCTGAAGATGCCGTCCACGTCCGTCCAGATTTCGAGCAACTCCGCGTCCAGCGCCGCCGCCGCCAGCGCCGCCGAGTAGTCCGAGCCGCCCCGTCCCAGCGACATCGTCCGGCCGCGCTCGTTGCCGCCGAAGAAGCCCGGCATCAGCATGAGCCCGGGCCCGGAGGCGTCGCGCAGGGGCGCGAAGCGGGCGCGAATCTCGTCCGCGCGGGGCGTGGCCTGGAGCGGATCCCCCGAGCAGATGAGCGCCTGGCGCGGGTCCACGGCGTACGGTGAGAGCCCCCGCGCGGCCAGCATCGCCTCCAGGATGAGGCACGAGGCGCGCTCGCCCAGGCCGGACAGGTGCGCGAGCACGGCGGGGGAGCACTCGCGCAGCAGGCCCACGCCCTGGAGCAGCCCCCGCAGCTCCATGTCGATGGCCGCCAGCCCCAGCTCGAGCGGCACCTGTGCCCCCACCTCGGCGCCCAGCTCTCGTGTGATGGACAGGTGCGTGTGCGCGAAGCGGGCCAGGGCCTCCTCCACGGACTCGCCCTCCTGCGCCGCGCGCGCCGCGTCCACCAGCAGGTTGGTGATGCCGGACACCGCGGACGCCACCAGCATGACGCGTGTCTCCCGCCGCGCCTGCTCCACCAGGTCCACCACCCGGCGCAGCTGCGCCGCGCCCCCCACGCTCGTGCCGCCGAACTTCATCACCCGCATGGCGACACCTCGCGACGGAAGGGGGAGGAGGCGACGGGGCTTCTTCGGAGGGGCGTCTTCGATGTCCGCATGGCGTTCCTGGGGGATGGAGGGAAAACGAAAAAGGCCCCGCGCGGGGGAGCGCGGGGCCGAGGTCGGAAGGGGTGGTGCGGCTTTCCGAGCTAGACCTGCCGCGCTCCGCGAGGAGTCACGGTGGTGGTCGTAGTCGTGGTGGTGGTGACGGCGGTCGACGCGCGCGCGAGGGCCGGGGACGTCGTCCGCCCGGCGTTGCGCGCGATGTCGAGGTTCGAGCCGCTCACGGACTGGAACGCTGACTGAAGTGCCAGCTCCGAGTCAAGCCACCCCCCCGCAACGCGTGGGAGGCGGGTGACGGGAGGCCCGCCGTGGGGCGGCGGCTTCGAGCCGACGTGGGAGGTGGGGGGAGGCGCGTCCTTCCGCTCGCGCGGGCCGCCGGGAGAGGGCGCCCAGGCGCGAGCGGAGGGGATGGCCGGCTAGGAGGCCAGCCGCACGACGAGCTGGGTCAGCCCGTAGACGAGCATCGCCACGGTGGCCGCGGCGGGGATGGTGACCACCCAGGCCCAGATGATGCGGCCGGCGGTACCCCACTTCACCGCGCGCCAGCCGCGCGTGGAGCCCACGCCCACGATGGCCCCGGTGATGGTGTGCGTGGTGGAGACGGGGATGCCCATCTCCGCCAGCGCGATGATGGTGACGCCGCCGCCCGTCTCCGCGCTGAAGCCGCCGATGGGCGCCAGCTTGGTGAGGCTGTGGCCCATGGTCCGCACGATGCGCCAGCCGCCGAAGAACGTCCCCAGGGCGATGGCCGCGTGACAGGAGATGATCATCCACCAGTCGATGTGGAACGGGCGGTCCTTCCAGATGGTGCCGAAGAGCACCACGGCGATGATGCCCATCACCTTCTGCGCGTCGTTGGTGCCGTGGCTGTAGGAGAAGATGGCGGAGGACACGAGCTGGAGCCGGCGGAACCACGCGTCCACGCGCAGCGGCGTCTGCTTGTGCACCGCCCAGGTGCTCGCCACCATCAGCGTCGTCCCCAGGAACATGCCGATGAGCGGCGACAGGACGATGAAGGCGGCGATCTTCGCGATGCCCGCGCCCACCAGGCCCTTGAACCCGAGCACCGGCAGCGTGGCGCCAATCATGCCGCCCGCCAGCGCATGCGACGAGGACGACGGCAGGCCCCACCACCACGTCAGGAGGTTCCAGGCGATGGCGCCCATGAGCGCGGAGAAGATGACCGCCAGCACCGCCGGCGAGCCCTCGGCCCGGAGCATCTCGAAGTTGATGATGCCCTTGCCCATGGTGTTGGCGACGTGGACGCCCCCGCTGAACGCGGCCACGAAGTTGAAGAAGGCGGCCCACGCCACGGCCAGGTTGGGCGACAACACCCGGGTGGACACCACGGTGGCGATGGAGTTCGCCGCGTCGTGGAAGCCGTTGATGAAGTCGAAGATGAGCGCGACCGCGACAATGAGGATGACGGCGGCGAGTAGCATCTAGGAGTGCTCCAGCACCACGCCTTCGATGACATTGGCCACGCCCTGGCACTTGTCCGTGGCGGTCTCGATGAGGTCGTAGATCTCCTTCCATTTGATGATGGTCAGAGTGTCGACCCCGCTCTTGAAGAGCCGGCCCAGTCCGGACCGCAGCACCTCGTCCGCCTGGCTCTCCAACTGCTTGATGTCCTTGCAGCCCGCGAGAATCTGGTCCGGCTTCTTGATGAGCCGCAGCGCCGCCACGGCCTCCTGCACCTTCTCCGTCGACAGCACCAGCAGCCGCGCCAGCTCCGTGGCGTCCGGCAGGCTGGATTCGATTTCGTAGTAGTGCAGCCGCGCCGCCGCCGCGTTGGTCAGGTCCAACACGTCGTCGATGCGCGACAGCAGGGAGTGGATCTGCGCCCGGTCGAACGGGGTGATGAACTGCTGGTGCAGCCGGTTGAACGCGGTGTGGGTCACCTCGTCGCCCTGGTGCTCCACGTCCTTGAGCGCGCGGACGCGCTCGGGCACGTCACGGTAGTCTCGCAACAGGTCGTACAGCATCTTCGCGCCCTTGACGGTCGCGGCGCATTGCTTGTCGAAGTCGTCGAAGAACTCGTCCGACTTGGGCATCAGCCTTTCGAGCATCGCTCCCTCTCCCTGTCTCGGCCCGTGGAACACAGGCCCATGTCGCCATGGGGCGTCACCTGCGCGTGACGGACCCGTGGCGCGCCTGTGACTACCTCACCTGGGGAGAATCGCCAGCCTTCCTTTTTGACTTGCAAGCAGCCGACGGAACCCACAAGGGGCGCCCGGCGGCCCGTTGGGCGCGGGTGCTACAGGTCGCGCACGCGCATGGAGGCGGGGACTCCCCCCGTCAGCCCGGACACGGACGTGGGGAGCGGGCTGTCGATGTAGGTCCCAAGACCCGACAGGCCGGTGTGGGCGGGGGGCGGGAGGCGATGGTTGCGTCGCCTCCGCCTCCGAGCCTCACACGTGGGCGAGCACCTCCTGCTCCAGTTTCGCCCTGGGCAGCGCGCCGACGATCTGCCGCACCACCTTGCCCTCCTTGAAGATGAGCAGGGTGGGCAGGGCGCGGACGCCGTACTGGCTCGCGGTCGCCGGATGGGCGTCCACGTCGAGCTTCGCCATCTTCATCCTGCCGCGATACTCGACGGCGAGCGCCTCGAGGATGGGGCCGATGAAGCGGCAGGGTGGGCACCATGGCGCGGTGAAATCGACCAGCACCGGTTCGCGTGATTCGAGCACCTCGGGGGGGAACGCCGCGTCGCTCAGCTCGATGACTTCTCCCGCCATGTCCTGACCTCCGTGTGGGCACCGCCCTCGTCGGGCGGGCCGGGTGTCCTCGGAGGTGTAATGGCGAGCCCGGGCCTGGACGAGAGCCCCGGATGCAACACTGCGTTGCGTGAAGGCCCCTACCGCGCCCGCGCCCTCGGCGGCGACGCGGGCTCGGGCGTGCAATCCCACGGCAGCGAGGTGCCGCGCTCCGAGAGCAGGTCGAGGAAGGCGCGCACCTTGCGCGGCAGGTTCCTTCCGCTCGGATAGACGGCGAAGACGGGGATGCCCGGTGGCGTCTCCGCCTCCAGCACCGGGACGAGCAGGCCCGCGCGCACGTCGTCGACGACGAGGGCCGCCGGCAGCCGCACCAACCCCAACCCCGCGCGAGCGGCGGCCTGACCCGCGCGGACGCTGGGCACGCGCAGCCGCCCCGCC
This sequence is a window from Myxococcus stipitatus. Protein-coding genes within it:
- the trxA gene encoding thioredoxin; amino-acid sequence: MAGEVIELSDAAFPPEVLESREPVLVDFTAPWCPPCRFIGPILEALAVEYRGRMKMAKLDVDAHPATASQYGVRALPTLLIFKEGKVVRQIVGALPRAKLEQEVLAHV
- a CDS encoding DUF47 domain-containing protein; translation: MLERLMPKSDEFFDDFDKQCAATVKGAKMLYDLLRDYRDVPERVRALKDVEHQGDEVTHTAFNRLHQQFITPFDRAQIHSLLSRIDDVLDLTNAAAARLHYYEIESSLPDATELARLLVLSTEKVQEAVAALRLIKKPDQILAGCKDIKQLESQADEVLRSGLGRLFKSGVDTLTIIKWKEIYDLIETATDKCQGVANVIEGVVLEHS
- a CDS encoding inorganic phosphate transporter; translated protein: MLLAAVILIVAVALIFDFINGFHDAANSIATVVSTRVLSPNLAVAWAAFFNFVAAFSGGVHVANTMGKGIINFEMLRAEGSPAVLAVIFSALMGAIAWNLLTWWWGLPSSSSHALAGGMIGATLPVLGFKGLVGAGIAKIAAFIVLSPLIGMFLGTTLMVASTWAVHKQTPLRVDAWFRRLQLVSSAIFSYSHGTNDAQKVMGIIAVVLFGTIWKDRPFHIDWWMIISCHAAIALGTFFGGWRIVRTMGHSLTKLAPIGGFSAETGGGVTIIALAEMGIPVSTTHTITGAIVGVGSTRGWRAVKWGTAGRIIWAWVVTIPAAATVAMLVYGLTQLVVRLAS